A genomic stretch from Prionailurus bengalensis isolate Pbe53 chromosome E2, Fcat_Pben_1.1_paternal_pri, whole genome shotgun sequence includes:
- the SLC1A5 gene encoding neutral amino acid transporter B(0) has protein sequence MVADPPRGDPKGFEAAEPTGNGAPTLLPKEDPDPAGGRCCGSRERVRRCLRANLLVLLTVAAVVAGVALGLGVSGAGGALALGPARLAAFAFPGELLLRLLKMIILPLVVCSLIGGASSLDSSALGRLGAWALLFFLVTTLLASALGVGLALALRPGATFAAINASVGATGAEEEAPSKEVLDSFLDLVRNIFPSNLVSAAFSSYSTVYESRWINGTKVKVPVGDEVDSMNILGLVVFAIIFGVALQKLGPEGELLIRFFNSFNDATMVLVSWIMWYAPVGILFLVAGKIVAVEDVGLLFTSLGKYILCCLLGHAIHGLLVLPLIYFLFTRKNPYRFLWGIVTPLVTAFGTSSSSATLPLMMKCVEERNGVAKHISRFILPIGATVNMDGAALFQCVAAVFIAQLNQQPLDFVKIITILVTATASSVGAAGIPSGGVLTLAIILEAVNLPVHDISLILAVDWLVDRSCTVLNVEGDAFGAGLLQNYIDRAEMRSSVPELIQVKSEMPLAPLPAPTEEGNPLLKHRLGSAGDADPCEKESVM, from the exons ATGGTGGCCGATCCCCCGCGCGGAGACCCCAAGGGGTTCGAGGCGGCCGAGCCCACCGGGAACGGTGCCCCGACGTTGCTCCCTAAAGAGGACCCCGACCCGGCAGGAGGCCGCTGCTGCGGTTCCCGGGAGCGGGTGCGCCGCTGCCTTCGCGCCAACCTGCTGGTGCTGCTGACGGTGGCGGCCGTGGTGGCAGGCGTGGCGCTGGGGCTGGGGGTCTCGGGGGCCGGTGGCGCGCTAGCGCTGGGCCCCGCGCGCCTGGCGGCCTTCGCCTTCCCCGGCGAGCTGCTGCTGCGCCTGCTGAAGATGATCATCCTGCCGCTGGTGGTGTGCAGCCTGATCGGCGGCGCCTCCAGCCTGGACTCGAGCGCGCTCGGCCGCCTGGGCGCCTGGGCGCTGCTCTTTTTCCTGGTCACCACGCTGCTGGCGTCCGCGCTCGGCGTGGGCTTGGCGCTGGCCCTGCGGCCGGGCGCCACCTTCGCCGCCATCAACGCCTCGGTCGGCGCCACGGGCGCCGAGGAAGAGGCCCCCAGCAAGGAAGTCCTCGATTCGTTCCTGGATCTTGTGAG AAATATCTTCCCCTCCAACCTGGTGTCCGCAGCCTTCAGCTCA TACAGTACCGTCTATGAAAGCAGATGGATCAACGGAACCAAGGTGaag GTGCCCGTTGGGGATGAGGTAGACAGTATGAACATCCTGGGCCTGGTGGTATTTGCCATTATCTTTGGCGTGGCCCTGCAGAAGCTGGGGCCCGAGGGAGAGCTGCTTATCCGCTTCTTCAACTCCTTCAATGACGCCACCATGGTGCTGGTCTCCTGGATCATGTG GTATGCCCCCGTGGGCATCTTGTTCCTGGTGGCTGGCAAGATCGTGGCAGTGGAGGACGTGGGGCTGCTCTTCACCAGTCTCGGCAAATACATCCTGTGCTGCCTGCTGGGCCACGCCATCCACGGGCTCCTGGTGCTGCCCCTCATCTACTTCCTCTTCACCCGCAAAAACCCCTACCGCTTCCTGTGGGGTATCGTGACACCGTTGGTCACTGCCTTCGGGACCTCTTCTAG CTCGGCCACGCTGCCGCTGATGATGAAGTGCGTGGAGGAGAGGAATGGCGTCGCCAAGCACATCAGCCGCTTCATCCTACCCATCGGTGCCACCGTCAACATGGATGGGGCGGCGCTCTTCCAGTGTGTGGCCGCAGTGTTCATCGCACAGCTCAACCAGCAACCCCTGGACTTTGTGAAGATCATCACCATCCT ggTCACCGCCACGGCGTCCAGCGTGGGGGCCGCGGGCATTCCGTCTGGAGGTGTTCTCACTCTGGCCATCATCCTGGAGGCAGTCAACCTGCCAGTTCACGACATCTCCTTGATCCTGGCTGTGGACTGGCTAGT GGACCGATCCTGCACAGTCCTCAATGTGGAAGGTGATGCCTTTGGGGCGGGACTCCTCCAAAATTACATAGATCGTGCAGAGATGCGGAGTTCAGTGCCAGAGTTGATCCAAGTGAAGAGTGAGATGCCCCTGGCTCCACTGCCCGCCCCCACTGAGGAGGGGAACCCCCTCCTCAAACACCGCCTGGGATCTGCTGGGGATGCAGACCCCTGCGAGAAGGAGTCGGTTATGTAA
- the LOC122494929 gene encoding fukutin-related protein, translated as MRLTRCQAVLAAAITLNLLVLFYVSWLQHQPRNSRARGPRRGAAAGPRVTVLVREFEAFDNAVPELVDSFLQQDAAQPVVVAADTLPYPPLALPRVPNVRLALLQPALDRPAAASRPETYVATEFVALVPDGARAEVPGQLEHMVEVLRAGGARLVAAPVASANPARCLALNVSLREWTARYGPAPSAPRCDALDGDAVVLLRARDLFNLSAPLARPVGTGLFLQTALRGWAVRLLDLPFGAARLPPLATAHARWKAEREGRARRAALLRALGIRLVSGEGGRLEWFGCSKETPRCFGTVVGDTPAYLYEQRWTPPCCLRALRETARYVVGVLEAAGVRYWLEGGSLLGAARHGDIIPWDYDVDLGIYLEDVGNCEQLRGAEAGSVVDERGFVWEKAVEGDFFRVQYSESNHLHVDLWPFYPRNGVMTKDTWLDHRQDVEFPEHFLQPLVPLPFAGFVAQAPNNYRRFLELKFGPGVIENPEYPNPSLLSLAGSG; from the coding sequence ATGCGGCTCACCCGCTGCCAGGCTGTCCTGGCAGCCGCCATCACGCTCAACCTCCTGGTCCTCTTCTATGTCTCGTGGCTACAGCACCAGCCCAGGAACTCCCGGGCCCGGGGTCCCCGCCGTGGAGCTGCCGCCGGCCCCCGCGTCACCGTCCTGGTGCGCGAGTTCGAGGCCTTCGACAACGCGGTGCCAGAGCTGGTGGACTCCTTCCTGCAACAGGACGCGGCCCAGCCGGTGGTGGTGGCCGCCGACACGCTCCCCTACCCACCCCTGGCCCTGCCCCGGGTTCCCAACGTTCGTCTGGCGCTACTCCAGCCCGCCCTGGACCGGCCCGCCGCCGCCTCGCGCCCCGAGACCTATGTAGCCACGGAATTCGTGGCCCTGGTGCCCGACGGGGCTAGGGCCGAGGTACCGGGCCAGCTGGAGCACATGGTGGAGGTGCTCCGGGCCGGAGGTGCACGCCTGGTGGCCGCCCCGGTCGCCTCCGCCAACCCCGCCCGCTGCCTGGCCCTGAACGTCAGCCTGCGCGAGTGGACCGCCCGCTACGGCCCCGCCCCGTCCGCGCCCCGCTGCGACGCCCTGGACGGGGACGCCGTGGTGCTCCTGCGCGCCCGCGACCTCTTCAACCTGTCGGCGCCCCTGGCCCGGCCGGTGGGCACCGGCCTCTTCCTGCAGACGGCCCTCCGCGGCTGGGCCGTGCGGCTGCTGGACCTGCCGTTCGGCGCGGCGCGCCTGCCCCCGCTGGCCACGGCCCACGCGCGCTGGAAGGCGGAGCGCGAGGGGCGCGCGCGGCGGGCGGCGCTGCTGCGCGCGCTGGGCATCCGCCTGGTGAGCGGGGAGGGCGGGCGGCTCGAGTGGTTCGGCTGCAGCAAGGAGACGCCGCGCTGCTTCGGGACGGTGGTGGGCGACACGCCGGCCTACCTGTACGAGCAGCGCTGGACGCCGCCGTGCTGCCTGCGCGCGCTGCGCGAGACCGCCCGCTACGTGGTGGGCGTGCTGGAGGCGGCGGGCGTGCGCTACTGGCTGGAGGGCGGCTCGCTGCTGGGGGCCGCCCGCCACGGGGACATCATCCCGTGGGACTACGACGTGGACCTGGGCATCTACCTGGAGGACGTGGGCAACTGCGAGCAGCTGCGCGGCGCCGAGGCGGGCTCGGTGGTGGACGAGCGCGGCTTCGTGTGGGAGAAGGCCGTAGAGGGCGACTTCTTCCGCGTGCAGTACAGCGAGAGCAACCATCTGCACGTGGACCTGTGGCCTTTCTACCCCCGCAACGGGGTCATGACCAAGGACACGTGGCTGGACCACCGGCAGGATGTCGAGTTCCCCGAACACTTCCTGCAGCCTCTCGTGCCCCTGCCCTTCGCTGGCTTCGTGGCGCAGGCGCCTAACAACTACCGTCGCTTCCTGGAGCTCAAGTTCGGCCCCGGGGTCATCGAGAACCCCGAGTACCCCAACCCGTCACTCCTGAGTTTGGCGGGAAGCGGCTGA